The proteins below are encoded in one region of Triticum aestivum cultivar Chinese Spring chromosome 1B, IWGSC CS RefSeq v2.1, whole genome shotgun sequence:
- the LOC123125539 gene encoding uncharacterized protein isoform X2, whose translation MRRGLGSEALVRRHRAWVQLWVAVTALVTGTIWLWSSSSVVLFGTHKDFVVDELWRTVDSNGWRASSAPRTYWPPPPTESGSNGYLRVRCNGGLSQQRSAICNVGALPMDSGISLKRSGQIGSRPMVEKTEYRDEPLEHGLMGCSCARCRSSPEGRRVGRRGGEEGGMRGACRPSSRRPSLRCSYGWSIPALGLRVQCWPHHPLLPLAHRPVRV comes from the exons ATGCGCAG GGGCCTCGGCAGCGAGGCgttggtgcgccggcaccgcgcaTGGGTGCAGTTGTGGGTCGCGGTCACGGCGCTGGTTACCGGCACCATCTGGCTCTGGTCCTCTTCCTCTGTTGTCCTCTTCGGCACCCACAAG GATTTTGTTGTAGATGAGTTGTGGAGAACTGTAGATTCAAATGGTTGGAGAGCATCTTCTGCACCACGCACCTATTGGCCTC CCCCACCAACTGAATCTGGGAGCAATGGGTACTTGCGTGTCCGGTGTAATGGTGGCTTGTCCCAACAACGAAGTGCA ATATGTAATGTTGGCGCTCTACCCATGGATTCCGGCATTAGCTTGAAACGCTCAG GACAAATTGGGTCTCGGCCAATGGTGGAGAAGACGGAGTACAGGGATGAGCCGCTCGAGCACGGTTTGATGGGATGTTCGTGTGCAAGATGCAGAAGTTCGCCAGAAGGAAGAAGAGTTGGGCgtcgaggaggagaagaaggtggTATGCGAGGTGCTTGCAGGCCCAGCAGCAGGAGGCCGTCCTTGAGGTGCTCCTATGGATGGTCCATTCCAGCGCTGGGCCTACGTGTTCAATGCTGGCCTCACCATCCCCTTCTTCCATTGGCTCATCGGCCCGTCAGAGTTTAG
- the LOC123125539 gene encoding rhamnogalacturonan I rhamnosyltransferase 1 isoform X3 produces the protein MRRGLGSEALVRRHRAWVQLWVAVTALVTGTIWLWSSSSVVLFGTHKVQDFVVDELWRTVDSNGWRASSAPRTYWPPPPTESGSNGYLRVRCNGGLSQQRSAICNVGALPMDSGISLKRSGQIGSRPMVEKTEYRDEPLEHGLMGCSCARCRSSPEGRRVGRRGGEEGGMRGACRPSSRRPSLRLLRWRSTG, from the exons ATGCGCAG GGGCCTCGGCAGCGAGGCgttggtgcgccggcaccgcgcaTGGGTGCAGTTGTGGGTCGCGGTCACGGCGCTGGTTACCGGCACCATCTGGCTCTGGTCCTCTTCCTCTGTTGTCCTCTTCGGCACCCACAAGGTCCAG GATTTTGTTGTAGATGAGTTGTGGAGAACTGTAGATTCAAATGGTTGGAGAGCATCTTCTGCACCACGCACCTATTGGCCTC CCCCACCAACTGAATCTGGGAGCAATGGGTACTTGCGTGTCCGGTGTAATGGTGGCTTGTCCCAACAACGAAGTGCA ATATGTAATGTTGGCGCTCTACCCATGGATTCCGGCATTAGCTTGAAACGCTCAG GACAAATTGGGTCTCGGCCAATGGTGGAGAAGACGGAGTACAGGGATGAGCCGCTCGAGCACGGTTTGATGGGATGTTCGTGTGCAAGATGCAGAAGTTCGCCAGAAGGAAGAAGAGTTGGGCgtcgaggaggagaagaaggtggTATGCGAGGTGCTTGCAGGCCCAGCAGCAGGAGGCCGTCCTTGAG GTTATTGAGGTGGAGGTCAACGGGGTGA
- the LOC123125539 gene encoding uncharacterized protein isoform X1 — MRRGLGSEALVRRHRAWVQLWVAVTALVTGTIWLWSSSSVVLFGTHKVQDFVVDELWRTVDSNGWRASSAPRTYWPPPPTESGSNGYLRVRCNGGLSQQRSAICNVGALPMDSGISLKRSGQIGSRPMVEKTEYRDEPLEHGLMGCSCARCRSSPEGRRVGRRGGEEGGMRGACRPSSRRPSLRCSYGWSIPALGLRVQCWPHHPLLPLAHRPVRV; from the exons ATGCGCAG GGGCCTCGGCAGCGAGGCgttggtgcgccggcaccgcgcaTGGGTGCAGTTGTGGGTCGCGGTCACGGCGCTGGTTACCGGCACCATCTGGCTCTGGTCCTCTTCCTCTGTTGTCCTCTTCGGCACCCACAAGGTCCAG GATTTTGTTGTAGATGAGTTGTGGAGAACTGTAGATTCAAATGGTTGGAGAGCATCTTCTGCACCACGCACCTATTGGCCTC CCCCACCAACTGAATCTGGGAGCAATGGGTACTTGCGTGTCCGGTGTAATGGTGGCTTGTCCCAACAACGAAGTGCA ATATGTAATGTTGGCGCTCTACCCATGGATTCCGGCATTAGCTTGAAACGCTCAG GACAAATTGGGTCTCGGCCAATGGTGGAGAAGACGGAGTACAGGGATGAGCCGCTCGAGCACGGTTTGATGGGATGTTCGTGTGCAAGATGCAGAAGTTCGCCAGAAGGAAGAAGAGTTGGGCgtcgaggaggagaagaaggtggTATGCGAGGTGCTTGCAGGCCCAGCAGCAGGAGGCCGTCCTTGAGGTGCTCCTATGGATGGTCCATTCCAGCGCTGGGCCTACGTGTTCAATGCTGGCCTCACCATCCCCTTCTTCCATTGGCTCATCGGCCCGTCAGAGTTTAG